In Mangifera indica cultivar Alphonso unplaced genomic scaffold, CATAS_Mindica_2.1 Un_0123, whole genome shotgun sequence, the following proteins share a genomic window:
- the LOC123207958 gene encoding FAD-linked sulfhydryl oxidase ERV1-like: MAENHPLQICFQNFQKVKNCVQTHLSNFIQRHSSPSLPSFTNQKEPFLSASPSLGKQNKDPTHQILLKGSSAAPVTKEELGRATWTFLHALAAQYPEKPTRQQKKDVKELMAILSRMYPCKECADHFKEVLRANPVQAGSHSEFSQWLCHVHNVVNRSLGKLVFPCERVDARWGKLDCEQRTCDVQGATKFW, from the exons ATGGCTGAAAATCATCCATTACAGATATGCTTTCAAAACTTCCAAAAGGTGAAAAATTGTGTTCAAACCCATCTCTCTAATTTCATTCAACGTCACTCGTCACCATCACTACCATCATTCACCAATCAGAAGGAGCCTTTCCTCTCTGCCTCTCCATCACTCGGAAAACAGAACAAGGACCCCACCCATCAGATTCTTCTGAAG GGAAGCTCTGCCGCTCCCGTGACCAAAGAAGAGCTTGGGAGAGCAACTTGGACTTTTCTTCATGCTCTTGCTGCTCAG TATCCAGAAAAACCAACAAGACAACAAAAGAAGGATGTAAAAGAACTG ATGGCTATATTATCTCGGATGTACCCATGCAAAGAGTGTGCAGATCACTTCAAAGAAGTCCTAAG AGCAAATCCTGTACAGGCCGGATCTCATTCTGAGTTCTCTCAGTGGTTATGTCATGTGCATAATGTGGTTAATAGAAG CTTAGGCAAACTGGTTTTCCCCTGTGAGCGAGTTGATGCAAGGTGGGGTAAGCTGGACTGTGAGCAACGGACATGCGATGTACAGGGAGCTACAAAATTTTGGTAA
- the LOC123207954 gene encoding probable polyamine transporter At3g19553, translated as MGEEGMASDVQEKAAKTRPKLTILPLIALIFYEVSGGPFGVEDSVKAGGGPLLSLLGFLIFPLFWSIPEALVTAELATSFPENGGYVIWIASAFGPFWGFQEGFWKWFSGVMDNALYPVLFLDYLKHSFPVFNQLTARIPALLGITILLTYLNYRGLHIVGFSAVSLAVFSLCPFVVMAVLSIPRIKPQRWLVVNFKKVDWRGFFNSMFWNLNYWDKASTLAGEVENPSKTFPKALLGAVILVISSYLIPLLAGTGALSTQSSEWSDGYFAEVGMLIGGFWLKWWIQAAAAMSNLGLFEAEMSADAFQLLGMSELGMLPSIFASRSKHGTPTVSILCSATGVIFLSWMSFQEILEFLNFLYAIGMLLEFAAFIRLRIKKPDLYRPYRVPLHTFGVSMLCLPPAVLLILVMCLASLRTFLVSGAVIVLGFFSYPTLVHAKNRNWARFDTEPPVAPPPANPEGALVVSQPYPGADEASVSLLSDLSSVKIEEAGSEIISGGDLKAE; from the exons ATGGGTGAAGAAGGGATGGCAAGTGATGTACAAGAAAAGGCTGCCAAGACAAGGCCAAAGTTAACTATACTGCCTCTTAttgctttaatattttatgaggTATCTGGGGGTCCTTTTGGTGTTGAGGATTCAGTGAAGGCAGGAGGTGGCCCTCTTTTATCTCTGCTTGGTTTCTTGATATTCCCTTTGTTTTGGAGTATCCCAGAAGCTTTAGTCACAGCTGAGCTTGCAACAAGTTTCCCAGAAAATGGTGGCTATGTTATCTGGATTGCTTCAGCTTTTGGTCCCTTCTGGGGTTTCCAAGAAGGGTTCTGGAAATGGTTTAGTGGGGTGATGGACAATGCCCTTTATCCTGTGTTGTTCTTGGATTACTTGAAGCATTCATTTCCAGTCTTTAACCAGTTAACTGCTCGAATTCCAGCTCTTTTAGGGATTACAATCTTgttaacatatttgaattacAGAGGTCTGCATATTGTTGGGTTTTCAGCCGTTTCCCTTGCAGTATTTTCACTTTGCCCATTTGTAGTAATGGCTGTTCTTTCAATTCCTCGGATAAAGCCTCAGCGGTGGCTAGTTGTGAATTTTAAGAAGGTGGATTGGAGGGGTTTCTTCAATAGTATGTTCTGGAATTTGAATTATTGGGACAAGGCCAGTACTCTGGCAGGGGAGGTTGAAAATCCAAGTAAAACATTCCCCAAAGCACTTCTTGGAGCAGTGATTTTGGTTATTTCTTCATATTTAATCCCACTGCTTGCTGGGACGGGGGCTTTAAGCACTCAGTCCAGTGAGTGGAGTGATGGTTATTTTGCAGAAGTTGGTATGTTGATTGGTGGGTTTTGGCTCAAATGGTGGATTCAGGCAGCTGCTGCAATGTCTAATTTGGGGTTGTTTGAGGCAGAAATGAGTGCTGATGCTTTTCAACTTCTTGGAATGAGTGAGTTGGGCATGCTCCCCAGTATATTTGCTTCAAG GTCGAAACATGGGACTCCAACTGTTAGCATTCTTTGTTCAGCTACTGGAGTCATTTTCTTGTCATGGATGAGTTTCCAGGAAATCCTGGAATTTCTGAATTTCTTGTATGCTATAGGGATGCTTCTTGAGTTTGCAGCTTTTATAAGATTAAGAATAAAGAAACCAGATCTTTATAGACCATATAGAGTTCCTTTGCACACTTTTGGAGTATCGATGCTTTGCCTGCCACCCGCAGTTTTACTCATTCTGGTTATGTGTCTTGCTTCTCTAAGGACATTTTTAGTAAGTGGTGCAGTTATTGTGCTGGGGTTCTTCTCATATCCGACTCTAGTTCATGCAAAGAATCGGAATTGGGCTCGATTTGATACAGAACCACCAGTTGCTCCTCCTCCTGCCAACCCAGAAGGTGCTTTAGTAGTTTCACAACCTTATCCGGGGGCTGATGAGGCTTCAGTCAGCCTTCTCTCAGACTTGTCATCTGTGAAAATAGAGGAAGCGGGTTCGGAAATTATATCAGGAGGAGACTTGAAAGCAGAGTAA